From the Acidovorax sp. NCPPB 3576 genome, the window AAGGTCCTGGTCACGGGAGGAATCGGTAACAGCAGCCTCGTCGCCAGCGCGGAGGTCTATGACCCGGCTACCAATGTCTGGAGCAGCGCGGGCAACCTGGTCAATGGGCGCTACTACCACACGGCCACGCTGCTGCCCAGCGGCAAGGTCCTGGTCACGGGAGGAATCGGTAACAGCAGTATCGGCGCCAGCGCGGAGCTGTACGAACCGGCCACCAGTGTCTGGAGCAGCGCGGGCAACCTGGTCAATGGGCGCTACCTGCACACGGCCACGCTGCTGCCCAGCGGCAAGGTGCTGGTCACGGGAGGGGGCAGCAGCAGCGGCAATTCTCTCGCCAGCGCGGAACTGTACGACCCGTCCACCAATGGCTGGAGCAGCGCGGGCAACCTGATCAATGCGCGCTTTGGGCACACAGCCACGCTGCTGCCCAACGGCAAGGTGCTGGTCACGGGAGGGTACGGCAGCGCCCTCGTCGCCAGCGCGGAGCTCTATGACCCGGCCACCAATGTCTGGAGCAGCGCGGGCAACCTGAGCGATGCGCGCGCCGAGCACACGGCCACGCTGCTGCCCAGCGGCAAGGTGCTGGTCACGGGAGGTTTCGTCAACAGCGGCACCGTCGCCAGCGCGGAGCTGTACGACCCGTCCACCAATGTCTGGAGCAGCGCGGGCAACCTGGTCAATGCGCGCTACTACCACACGGCCACGCTGCTGCCCAGCGGCAAGGTGCTGGTCACTGGAGGACTCGGTAGTTCCTTCGCCAGCGCGGAGCTGTACGACCCGTCCACCAATGGCTGGAGTAGCGCGGGCAACCTGGCCAATGGGCGCTATCAGCACACGGCCACGCTGCTGCCCAGCGGCAAGGTGCTGGTCACGGGAGGTGCCGGTAGCGGCACCGTCGCCAGCGCGGAGCTGTACGACCCGGCCACCAATGGCTGGAGTAGCGCGGGCAATCTGGGCACTGCGCGCTATCAGCACACAGCCACGCTGCTGCCCAGCGGCAAGGTGCTGATCAGGGGAGGTCAAGGCAACACCAGCCTCGTCGCCAGTTCGGAGCTGTTCACATCAGACCTGGGCGCCCCCATCACCCGCCAACCGGTTCTGACCAGTGCCAGCCCAGGCGCCCTGCGGCCAGGGGCTGCGTTGACCCTCAGCGGCACGCTGCTGCGCGGTGACAGCGAGGCCAGCGGAGGCTCTACCAACAGCTCGGCGACCAATCTGCCGCTGGTGCAGCTGCAGCGCCTGGACGGCGGGGCAACCGCATGGCTTGCACCCGCCGCGGCCAGCAGCACCAGCTACACCTCGCAGCCTTTGCCGTCTTCGCTCGCCAGCGGCTGGTATGCCTTGCGTGCGGTGGTCAACGGCATTGCTTCCGACGCACTGCTGGTGCGTGCCGTCACCGTACCCAACCCGCCGACGGCGGTAACGTCCTCGACGGGCGACGGTGCCGTTGCATTGACCTGGGCCTCGCCAGCCGATGACGGCGGCAGCGTTGTCACCGGCTACACCGTGCTCAAGCAAGCTGTGCCTGCGGGCGCCAGCACGGTGGCGTGCACGACGACCGGCGCTTTGGGCTGCACGGTCTCGGGGCTCACCAACGGCCAGGCATATTCCTTTACGGTGCGGGCCGCCAACGGGGTGGGCGACGGCGCCCTGTCAGCGGCGGCCCTGGCCACACCGCAGCAGTTCGTCAACCCGAGCGTGCCTTTGACGGGGGTGCCGGGCGGGGGCAACGCCTCCGTGCAGATCGCTGGGGGGCCTGCGGGATGCACGGTGGGCGCGCTGAACATCGACACCTCCGTGCCTCCTGGGGCACCCAGCAACGCGAGCTTTCCGCTGGGCGTGCTGCGCTTCACCGCCACGGGGTGCGACAACGCCACGCTCACGGTGAAGGTGACCTATCCCAGCGCCATTCCGGCTGCGGCCCAGTTGCGCAAATACGGTCCGCAGACGTTCGGAGCACCGAACAGCTGGTTCTCGCCCAGCGGCGCCAGCATCAGCGGTGACCGCTTGACGGCAACCTACCAGGTGACGGACAACGGGCAGGGCGACAGCGACGGCACGCTGGGCAGCATCAGCGATCCATTCGCTCCCATGGTGCTGGCCGCAGTGCCGGGTCCTAGTGGCGTGGCCGCGATTCCCACGCTCAGCGAGTGGGGCCTGATCCTGATGTCGCTGATGGCGGCGGGGCTGGGAATGCTGGCGGTGCGCAGGCGCACTTGAGACGGCAGTGCGTGTGGGCTAGGGTGCTACCGCGAGGGGTGGCGTTGGGCTCTGAGTCGTCGGTGGACAGCGTAGCCCCAAAGCTGCCGTTGATTCAAAACATATGGATCGGTGTCTGCAGAGCGCACAGTTGGCGAGCTCGGTTGGGCTCACTGTCACGCCATAGTTTGCCTACTTCACGCTTGCCGGGTTTCATGAGAAATTTATACCTGTTTATTTACGCCGCATCCTGCTTCGCAAGCCAACGGGCAAGCGGGTTGCGAGACCTTTTTTCAAAGGGTGTATCGTCACGCCCCGGATGTATCAACCGTGTTTTGCCGTCGACATTGAATTAGAGCTTGCCAGCCATGCCATTTCCCAATTGTCATAACAGGTCGAATCCAAACAACCGGAAGAGCCTTGCTTCCGCATACGTAATCACGCCTTTAGCTCATACGAAATTGTTGCCAGGGCAGAAGCTAACGGGATGCTGCGGCCCCATTAAGGATGAGTGCTACACGTTCTCCTATCAAAACAAGTCGGCCGCGACGGATACTGGGCTTTTCAGTGTTGGCCGCCACTGCGCGCTAGATTTTTTGACCCTAATAGGTCAATCTGCCCCTCCTTGTTTTAACCCGCTGACATCACCGTCCAGCAGCGGAGGGGGAGGGGCTGCATCCGCGGCAAGTTCATCGACAATGTGCGCCTTAAATATTGAGGTATATCAGGCCGTCAACTTGCTTACGCTTGATTGGGGGCCACCTAAAGCCTCACTTCAAACGATCTTGACAGCTATTTTTTTAGCTCCCACGAGTGCGATTTCGAATAACCATGTCATACACCTGAACAATATTATTGGCAAAGACCACCAAGGAAGAAAATTTGCTGCGATTATCACTGCACTGAAAGCCATGCACCCAAATATGAGGATTTTCACCTTTCCAAATATTCAAGCTGTGCTTTTCAATGCCAATAAAGCCAGCAATTTCTAGGCAATCTCTAACCCATTACTCCAACAGACCTGCGCGAAAAGCCGCGCAGGCCGGTGAATTCAGACGTTAAAGCGCCATGGTCTTCCTTGCACTCACTCCTGCGGGTCTACACCGCGCAATCGCCCATTCAAAGGCTTCTCCGTTCCCAATTTGGTGCGGCGCGGACGCTATCAGCGAGTCCGACTACTAAGCTCTTGAATCTGTCGATGTGTCGCGCTTCATCTATCCGCTTGCCGGTGAGCCTGGTGAAATTCTGCAGGGCGCGATTGAAACGATTGCAGAGCATCACCCCAACGCAACTATCTGGGTTGAGCATGTGTCCGCGCTTTAACAAGTACGTCAACGGGACGCCAAACTGCTGCGCAGTTTGGTTCCCCCCGTTGCGCTACGGCGCTCGTTACGTCCAACGTTGAACACCATGAGACCCCGCCGCGACGAAATCATCGAAGCCCTCGCCGGCATGTCGCGAGCCGAAATCGCCGAAGTTGTATGCGAGGCACTTCGTGGCTTCGACGCTGAGGGGCTCCGCTTGTGTCTGGTTGAGGTCCACACGCCGTCGCCAGAAGCTCCGCCGGATGTCGAGTTTGTCGCCTTGCCTGCGCCTGGGTATGACCGTCCGGGTGTTGACGATCTGAACGAGCAAGGGAAATGCGAGAGTTGCGGCACGCGCGTGGTCGCGGTCGCCAAGCTGGCATCTTGCCCCGTATGTATGG encodes:
- a CDS encoding IPTL-CTERM sorting domain-containing protein codes for the protein MASLTTGRYASAATLLPSGKVLVTGGQGNSGDSLASAELYDPATNVWSSAGSLDTSRAYHTATLLPSGKVLVTGGAGSGLVASAELYDPATNGWSSAGSLVNARASHTATLLPSGKVLVTGGQFNNSNLLASAELYDPSTNGWSSAGNLVNARFGHTATLLPSGKVLVTGGAGSGFVASAELYDPSTNVWSSAGNLVNARYYHTATLLPSGKVLVTGGIGNSSLVASAEVYDPATNVWSSAGNLVNGRYYHTATLLPSGKVLVTGGIGNSSIGASAELYEPATSVWSSAGNLVNGRYLHTATLLPSGKVLVTGGGSSSGNSLASAELYDPSTNGWSSAGNLINARFGHTATLLPNGKVLVTGGYGSALVASAELYDPATNVWSSAGNLSDARAEHTATLLPSGKVLVTGGFVNSGTVASAELYDPSTNVWSSAGNLVNARYYHTATLLPSGKVLVTGGLGSSFASAELYDPSTNGWSSAGNLANGRYQHTATLLPSGKVLVTGGAGSGTVASAELYDPATNGWSSAGNLGTARYQHTATLLPSGKVLIRGGQGNTSLVASSELFTSDLGAPITRQPVLTSASPGALRPGAALTLSGTLLRGDSEASGGSTNSSATNLPLVQLQRLDGGATAWLAPAAASSTSYTSQPLPSSLASGWYALRAVVNGIASDALLVRAVTVPNPPTAVTSSTGDGAVALTWASPADDGGSVVTGYTVLKQAVPAGASTVACTTTGALGCTVSGLTNGQAYSFTVRAANGVGDGALSAAALATPQQFVNPSVPLTGVPGGGNASVQIAGGPAGCTVGALNIDTSVPPGAPSNASFPLGVLRFTATGCDNATLTVKVTYPSAIPAAAQLRKYGPQTFGAPNSWFSPSGASISGDRLTATYQVTDNGQGDSDGTLGSISDPFAPMVLAAVPGPSGVAAIPTLSEWGLILMSLMAAGLGMLAVRRRT